DNA from Salinibacterium sp. dk2585:
TCGAGCACCATGTCGCGGAACCGGTCGAAGAGGTAGTTGGCGTCGTGCGGGCCGGCCGCCGCCTCGGGGTGGTACTGCACCGAGAACGCGGGGATATCGAGCGCGCGGAGCCCCTCCACGACGTTGTCGTTGAGGTTGACGTGGCTCACCTCGACCCGCCCGAAACCGGCGGGCGAATCACTCGGGCCGTCGGTCGGTGCATCCACCGCGAAGCCATGGTTGTGCGAGGTGATCTCGACGCGCCCAGTGCCCTTGTCAACGACGGGCTGGTTGATGCCGCGGTGACCGAAGGGGAGCTTGTAGGTGCCGTAGCCGAGGGCGCGCCCCAGCAACTGGTTGCCGAAGCAGATGCCGAAGAAGGGCAGCCCCTCGCGGAGCACGTTCTGCAGGAGCTCGACGTGATTGTCGGATGCACCGGGGTCACCCGGCCCGTTGGAGTAGAAGACGGCATCCGGTTCGACAGCGAGCACCTCGCCGATCGACGTCGTCTGCGGGAGGACGTGCACGTCGAAGCCGCGAGCTGAGATGTAGTTGAGGGTGGAATCCTTGACGCCGAGGTCGAGCACCGCGACGGTGCCGAGCCGATCACCCTCGGCCGGAATGACGTATGCCTCGGCCGTCGAGACGTCGCCCGAGAGGTTCTGGCCGACCATTCCTTCGGTCGCTCGCACCGCCGCAAGCTGCTCCTCGGGTGACAGTTCCGCATCCGCTCCCGAGAACACGCCCGCCCGCATGGCGCCGGCATCGCGGATGCGACGAGTCACGGCGCGGGTGTCGATGCCGCTGATGCCCACGACGTTCTCGCGTTCGAGGCGCTCAGCGAGGTCGCCCTCAGCACGGTAGTTCGAGACGACTCGGGAGGGGTCGCGCACGACGAAGCCGTTGACCCAGATACGCTTCGATTCGTTGTCCTCGCTGTTCACCCCCGTGTTGCCGATGTGGGGCGCTGTCATGATGACGATCTGGCCCGCGTAGGAGGGATCGGTGATCGTCTCCTGGTACCCGGTCATGCCGGTCGCGAAGACCGCCTCGCCAAGGGTCGTGCCGCGGGCGCCATAGGCACGTCCCGGGTATCTGCTGCCGTCCTCGAGTACGAGCACGGCGGGTTCTTCGATGGCCACTAGGCGGTTCCTCCCTGGGCGGATGACGGTGATGACTGGTTGATGAGTTCGGTGACGGCGGCGATGAAGTCTGCCGCGAGCGTGGGTAGGTCGAATCGCAGGTAGGAATCGACGGGGGTGGACTCCCCCGAGTCGGCGACGAGTCGCCACGCGAGCAGTACGAGGCCGTCTGGCTCGACCACACGGTCGATCGTCCAGGTCGCCCGGTCGATGCCGACGATCTCTTCCGCGGGAATCCAGGCGGGCGCCTGGCCCGGGATCGTCAACGCGACACCCTCGCCGTTCGCGGCGATGGAAGCGCGGGCGCGGAAGCCGAGCCCGCCCACCGCGATGCGCTCGAGCGGCTCCCCCGCCACCGTCGTGGCCACGTAGAAGACATCAGCGGCGAAGCTCGCGTCGACGAGGGCGGCATCGAGACGGCGCGGCGCCGGAATCGACGACTGCCGGCGACGGCGGTTGTGCCATCCCAGAGCCATCAGCGCCGGCAGGATGATCATGAGGGCGACGACGATCGCCATCAGGCTGTTCTTATCCACGGGCGCCTCCAACGGAATGCAGGACGTTCGGGTCAACGAGCTCACCGTCGAGCACAGTGGCCCGGCCTGAATGAACCGTTGTCACGACGCGCCCGGGCAGTGTGAGGGAGAGATACGGCGAGTTCGTGCTCTTGCCTCGAAGGTCGCCCTGCTCGATGACCCGCGATGCCGTCGCGTCGTAGAGGGTGAAGTTCGCTTCCGCTCCCACTGCGATGCCGCGGTCGTAGCCCGAGAGTCGCCCGATCTCGGCGGGAACCCGCGAGAAGACGCGCGCGACATCCGCCCAGTCCAGGTGCCCCGAGTCGACGACGGATGCCTGCACGACCGAGAGCGCGGTCTCGAGCCCCACCATCCCGAAAGCGGCGCCCGACCACTCGCAGTCCTTGTCCTCGGCGGGGTGCGGGGCATGGTCGGTCGCGACGATGTCGATCGTGCCATCCGCGAGCCCGGCGCGGAGTGCACTGACGTCTTCGGCGCGGCGAAGCGGTGGGTTGACCTTGTACCGCGCGTCGTAGCTGCGCACGAGCTCCTCGTCGAGGAGGAGGTGGTGAGGAGTCACCTCGGCCGTCACCGCGATGCCGCGGGACTTGGCCCAGCGCACGACCTCGACGGAGCCGGCCGTGGAGAGGTGGCAGATGTGGACCCGAGAGCCGACGTGTTCGGCGAGCAGCACGTCCCGCGCGATGATCGCTTCCTCGGCCACGGCGGGCCATCCAGCGAGTCCCAGTTCGCCCGACACGGTGCCCTCGTTCATCTGGGCGCCCTCCGTGAGGCGAGGCTCCTGTGCGTGCTGCGCGATGACGCCGTCGAAGGCCTTGACGTACTCAAGGGCCCGGCGCATGAGGAGAGGGTCTGAGACGCACTTCCCGTCGTCGCTGAAGACGCGCACCGATGCGCGGCTGCGGGCCATGGCACCGATCTCTGCGAGGGCCTCGCCATTGAGGCCGACCGTGACCGCGCCGACGGGACGAACCGTGACGTAGCCAGCGGCGTCACCCAGAGAGGCGACCTGTTCGACGACTCCTGCCGTATCGGCGACGGGCGAGGTGTTCGCCATCGCGTGCACGGCCGTGAAGCCGCCCGCTGCGGCGGCGCGAGATCCCGTCAGGACGGTCTCGCTGTGCTCAAATCCAGGCTCGCGCAGGTGCGTGTGGAGGTCGACGAGGCCAGGCAACGCGATGAGACCGGACGCGTCGATGACCCGCGCACCGTGCTCGCTGAGGCCAGAGCCCATCTCCGCGATGACTCCGTCGCGCACGAGCAGGTCGCTCGCGTCGCCGCCCAGCAGCCGGGCGCCCTTCACAACAATCGACTCTCTCATGCCAGGTCCTCCCGTTCGCCAGAAAGCAAGAGGTACAGCACAGCCATCCTCACCGAAACCCCGTTCGAGACCTGCTCGAGAACCGTCGAGCGCGCTGAATCCGCTGCTCCAGAGGAGATCTCGAGCCCGCGGTTCATCGGTCCGGGGTGCATGACAATCGTACCCTCGTCGAGACGGGCCAACCGTTCGTCATCGAGGCCCCACAGCCGGGCGTACTCACGCGCCGTGGGAAAGAAGGCGGCGCTCATGCGCTCGGCCTGCACGCGGAGCATCATGACGACGTCGGCCGGCGTTGCGAGCGCGGAATCCAGCGAGTAGTCGATCGTCACGGGCCAGGCTTCCACCCCGACGGGCAGGAGCGTGGGCGGGGCCACCAGGCGCACCTCTGCACCGAGCGTCGTGAGGAGCCAGGCATTCGATCGAGCAACTCGGGAGTGCAAGACGTCGCCCACGATCACGACCGACAGGCCGGTGAGGTCGCGGCCCCGAGCATCCGCACCGAAGAACCGGCGCCGGATCGTGAATGCGTCGAGCAGGGCCTGCGTCGGGTGTTCGTGCGTGCCGTCGCCCGCATTGACGACGCCAGCGTCGATCCAGCCGCTCGTGGCTAGGACCTGTGGGGCGCCGGATGCCCCATGCCGCACGACGACTGCGTCGGCGCCGATTGCGGCGAGCGTCTGTGCCGTGTCCTTCAGGCTCTCGCCCTTCGAGACGCTCGAACCTTTCGCGGCGAAGTTGATGACATCCGCGCTCAGGCGCTTGGCCGCAGCCTCGAAAGAGATCCGCGTGCGGGTGGAGTCCTCGAAGAAGAGGTTGACGACCGTCTTGCCGCGGAGCGCGGGAAGTTTCTTGATCTCGCGGGTCGAGACATCCGACATGTCCTCCGCGACGTCGAGGATCGCGACCGCATCGTCTCGACTCAGGTGCCGGGTGCTCAGGAGGTGCCTCACGCGGAGTCTCCTTCCGGAGAGACGATGCTCACGTACTCATCGCCGTCGACCTCCGTGAGCCTCACGTTGATGCGCTCGTGCTGCGAGGAGGGAAGGTTCTTGCCGACGAAGTCCGGCCGGATAGGAAGCTCACGGTGCCCGCGGTCGACGAGTGCGGCGAGTCGCACCGCGCGGGGACGTCCGAGGTCACCGAGGGCGTCGAGGGCTGCCCTGATCGTGCGACCTGAGTACA
Protein-coding regions in this window:
- the carA gene encoding glutamine-hydrolyzing carbamoyl-phosphate synthase small subunit; this translates as MAIEEPAVLVLEDGSRYPGRAYGARGTTLGEAVFATGMTGYQETITDPSYAGQIVIMTAPHIGNTGVNSEDNESKRIWVNGFVVRDPSRVVSNYRAEGDLAERLERENVVGISGIDTRAVTRRIRDAGAMRAGVFSGADAELSPEEQLAAVRATEGMVGQNLSGDVSTAEAYVIPAEGDRLGTVAVLDLGVKDSTLNYISARGFDVHVLPQTTSIGEVLAVEPDAVFYSNGPGDPGASDNHVELLQNVLREGLPFFGICFGNQLLGRALGYGTYKLPFGHRGINQPVVDKGTGRVEITSHNHGFAVDAPTDGPSDSPAGFGRVEVSHVNLNDNVVEGLRALDIPAFSVQYHPEAAAGPHDANYLFDRFRDMVLEHKQKESK
- a CDS encoding aspartate carbamoyltransferase catalytic subunit is translated as MRHLLSTRHLSRDDAVAILDVAEDMSDVSTREIKKLPALRGKTVVNLFFEDSTRTRISFEAAAKRLSADVINFAAKGSSVSKGESLKDTAQTLAAIGADAVVVRHGASGAPQVLATSGWIDAGVVNAGDGTHEHPTQALLDAFTIRRRFFGADARGRDLTGLSVVIVGDVLHSRVARSNAWLLTTLGAEVRLVAPPTLLPVGVEAWPVTIDYSLDSALATPADVVMMLRVQAERMSAAFFPTAREYARLWGLDDERLARLDEGTIVMHPGPMNRGLEISSGAADSARSTVLEQVSNGVSVRMAVLYLLLSGEREDLA
- a CDS encoding dihydroorotase yields the protein MRESIVVKGARLLGGDASDLLVRDGVIAEMGSGLSEHGARVIDASGLIALPGLVDLHTHLREPGFEHSETVLTGSRAAAAGGFTAVHAMANTSPVADTAGVVEQVASLGDAAGYVTVRPVGAVTVGLNGEALAEIGAMARSRASVRVFSDDGKCVSDPLLMRRALEYVKAFDGVIAQHAQEPRLTEGAQMNEGTVSGELGLAGWPAVAEEAIIARDVLLAEHVGSRVHICHLSTAGSVEVVRWAKSRGIAVTAEVTPHHLLLDEELVRSYDARYKVNPPLRRAEDVSALRAGLADGTIDIVATDHAPHPAEDKDCEWSGAAFGMVGLETALSVVQASVVDSGHLDWADVARVFSRVPAEIGRLSGYDRGIAVGAEANFTLYDATASRVIEQGDLRGKSTNSPYLSLTLPGRVVTTVHSGRATVLDGELVDPNVLHSVGGARG